One Methanobacterium sp. genomic region harbors:
- a CDS encoding acetylornithine transaminase produces MNTEEIMALDKEYVMQTYGRYPLALAKGQGSVVWDVEGKTYIDCFAGIAVNNVGHSHPKVVEAICNQAKRMIHCSNIYYTQEQVELAKLLTEVSPHDKAFFCNSGAEANEGAVKLARKFTGNGEIIAMENSFHGRTLAMITATGQHKYKKGFEPLSPGFTHVPFGDIDAVAETITGDTAAVLVEPIQGEGGVIVPPEGYLKELKKLCDENDVLLIFDEVQTGFGRTGEMFASDLFGVTPDITTVAKALGGGFPIGAVLAQKEVAEAFEPGDHAATFGGNPLACAAAKASIKTIIEESLPLKAKEMGEYFMYKLNEQKKLYGIVEDVRGAGLMIGMEIDIDCSNIVTTAREQGVLINCTAGNVLRFLPPLNIDKGQIDTVTCVLETILSDLS; encoded by the coding sequence ATGAATACGGAAGAGATTATGGCTTTAGATAAGGAATACGTCATGCAAACATACGGACGGTATCCTTTAGCCCTTGCAAAGGGACAGGGATCTGTGGTTTGGGACGTGGAAGGTAAAACGTATATTGACTGTTTTGCAGGGATTGCCGTAAACAACGTAGGGCATTCGCACCCAAAGGTTGTAGAGGCCATCTGTAACCAGGCTAAAAGGATGATTCACTGCTCCAATATCTATTATACACAGGAGCAGGTAGAATTAGCAAAATTGCTTACTGAAGTTTCTCCGCATGATAAAGCATTCTTCTGTAACAGCGGTGCAGAAGCAAATGAAGGGGCTGTTAAACTCGCACGGAAATTTACAGGAAACGGCGAAATAATTGCCATGGAAAACTCATTCCACGGACGGACTCTCGCCATGATTACAGCTACAGGCCAGCATAAATACAAAAAGGGATTTGAACCACTATCTCCAGGGTTTACACATGTTCCTTTCGGAGATATCGATGCCGTCGCAGAAACCATAACCGGTGACACAGCTGCAGTTCTGGTTGAGCCAATACAAGGTGAAGGAGGAGTCATAGTACCTCCAGAAGGCTATTTAAAAGAGCTTAAGAAACTCTGTGATGAAAATGACGTTCTTTTAATCTTCGACGAAGTTCAGACCGGGTTTGGAAGGACTGGAGAAATGTTCGCATCCGACCTTTTCGGTGTAACTCCAGACATAACCACAGTTGCTAAAGCATTAGGTGGAGGATTCCCAATAGGTGCTGTACTTGCCCAAAAAGAAGTAGCAGAAGCATTTGAGCCAGGAGACCACGCAGCAACCTTCGGTGGAAATCCACTTGCATGTGCCGCAGCAAAAGCCAGTATTAAAACCATAATTGAAGAAAGTCTCCCTCTAAAAGCAAAAGAAATGGGAGAATACTTTATGTACAAACTCAACGAACAGAAAAAACTGTACGGCATAGTTGAAGATGTGCGTGGCGCTGGTTTAATGATTGGAATGGAAATTGATATTGACTGTTCCAATATTGTGACCACTGCAAGAGAACAGGGTGTTCTTATAAACTGTACAGCAGGTAATGTTTTAAGGTTTTTACCACCGCTTAATATAGATAAAGGTCAGATAGACACTGTTACATGTGTTTTAGAGACTATTTTAAGTGACCTTTCTTAA
- the lysA gene encoding diaminopimelate decarboxylase has translation MQFDLKTNENGNLSIGGADAVELTEKYDTPLYVIDEMKIRDNYNRLYNAFSSQYEDFKIFYACKANTNLAVMRILEQEGSCIDAVSPGEVYTSLLAGFEPERILYTGNNVTDEELKFAVSSGVTINLDSISALKRLSKLTDPEKVRISFRVNPMVGAGHHEHCITGGELSKFGVMEKEAADVYSLAQDLGFTPVGIHTHIGSGILDPEPFMLAVETLMDITGKVHEEAGVKFEFIDFGGGLGIPYEPHENKLDIDHFSKEIVGLFKNKLNEYNLGKPTMYLEPGRYIVGNASTLLTKVNTIKQSYRKFAGVDAGFNTLLRPSMYGSYHHIVVANKPEAENTQNIDIAGNVCESGDLFARDRPLPEVEEGDILAILNAGAYGFSMSSQYNSRPKTAEVLVTDGESEVIRERETFADVLAKQNVPVRLLK, from the coding sequence ATGCAATTTGATCTTAAAACAAATGAAAACGGAAATTTAAGCATCGGTGGAGCAGATGCTGTAGAACTTACAGAAAAATATGATACCCCTCTTTACGTCATAGACGAGATGAAAATAAGAGATAATTACAACAGGCTGTACAACGCATTTTCCAGCCAGTACGAAGACTTTAAAATATTCTATGCCTGTAAAGCTAACACAAACCTTGCAGTAATGAGAATACTGGAACAGGAAGGAAGCTGTATTGACGCAGTATCCCCTGGAGAAGTGTATACCTCACTCCTTGCTGGATTTGAACCTGAAAGGATCTTATACACAGGAAACAACGTCACTGACGAAGAACTTAAATTCGCAGTATCATCAGGCGTTACAATCAATCTGGACTCAATTTCGGCCCTTAAAAGGCTTTCAAAATTAACCGACCCTGAAAAAGTTAGAATATCATTCAGGGTAAACCCAATGGTAGGTGCTGGACACCACGAACACTGTATAACTGGTGGTGAACTATCTAAATTTGGCGTAATGGAAAAAGAAGCAGCTGATGTTTACAGCTTAGCGCAGGACCTTGGATTTACACCAGTTGGAATTCACACCCACATAGGATCTGGAATACTTGACCCGGAACCATTCATGCTCGCAGTCGAAACCCTTATGGACATTACAGGAAAAGTACACGAAGAAGCAGGAGTTAAATTTGAATTTATAGACTTCGGTGGCGGGCTTGGAATTCCATACGAACCACATGAAAATAAACTTGACATAGACCACTTCTCAAAAGAAATTGTAGGCCTCTTTAAAAATAAATTAAACGAGTACAACCTTGGAAAACCTACAATGTACCTCGAGCCAGGTAGATATATAGTAGGGAACGCTTCAACACTCCTTACAAAAGTAAATACCATAAAACAGAGTTACAGGAAATTTGCAGGTGTAGACGCTGGTTTTAACACACTTTTACGCCCTTCAATGTACGGATCATACCACCACATCGTGGTTGCAAACAAACCAGAGGCTGAAAACACCCAGAATATCGACATCGCTGGAAACGTGTGTGAATCTGGAGATTTATTTGCAAGGGACAGGCCATTACCTGAAGTTGAAGAAGGGGACATTCTTGCAATCTTAAATGCTGGAGCATATGGATTTTCAATGTCATCACAGTACAATTCACGCCCCAAAACTGCTGAAGTACTTGTAACTGACGGTGAAAGTGAAGTTATAAGGGAAAGAGAAACCTTTGCAGATGTTCTTGCAAAACAGAACGTGCCTGTAAGACTTTTAAAATAG
- the dapF gene encoding diaminopimelate epimerase: MSLKEIKFSKMHGLGNDYIVIDETNGEIIPEDKKPEVTAELCRRGFSIGADGVIFVTPSTSEDIWFRIFNSDGSEAEMCGNGIRCFSKFVYDKGIINKEEIDVETLGGTKKVELTIEDGKVASSKVNMGNATFKTSEIPMTSDKEEFLDSELTVSGSPLRISAVSVGNPHAIIFTDNLDEVPLNEMGPIIETHEAFPQKINVHFVKILSKNEIDMITWERGAGVTFACGTGATSCVLAGFKLGKLDNDVLVHLPGGDLKINIYENGETLGAFMEGDAVLVFDGIIKTKI; the protein is encoded by the coding sequence ATGAGTTTAAAAGAGATTAAATTTTCAAAAATGCACGGACTTGGAAACGATTACATTGTAATCGATGAAACGAATGGAGAAATTATTCCAGAGGACAAAAAACCAGAAGTTACAGCAGAACTCTGCAGACGGGGCTTTTCAATTGGGGCTGACGGGGTTATATTCGTTACTCCATCTACGTCTGAAGATATATGGTTTAGAATCTTCAATTCAGACGGTTCTGAAGCTGAAATGTGCGGAAACGGGATAAGATGCTTCTCTAAGTTTGTATATGACAAAGGGATCATTAATAAAGAAGAAATAGATGTTGAAACGCTCGGCGGTACCAAAAAAGTAGAATTAACCATCGAAGATGGAAAAGTAGCATCTTCAAAGGTTAATATGGGTAATGCAACCTTTAAAACATCAGAAATTCCAATGACAAGTGATAAAGAAGAGTTTCTTGACAGCGAATTAACTGTAAGTGGAAGTCCACTTAGAATAAGTGCTGTAAGTGTTGGAAATCCCCATGCCATAATATTTACTGATAACCTTGATGAAGTACCCTTAAATGAAATGGGCCCTATAATTGAAACCCATGAAGCATTTCCACAGAAAATCAACGTACACTTTGTAAAAATATTAAGTAAAAATGAAATAGACATGATTACATGGGAACGCGGCGCTGGCGTGACATTTGCCTGCGGAACTGGAGCTACTTCCTGCGTACTGGCTGGGTTCAAACTTGGAAAACTCGATAACGATGTCCTGGTACATCTTCCCGGTGGAGATCTTAAAATAAATATTTATGAAAATGGTGAAACTTTAGGCGCGTTCATGGAAGGGGACGCTGTCTTAGTCTTTGACGGGATCATCAAAACTAAGATTTAG
- a CDS encoding DUF488 family protein, which produces MRTTLKNGKSLKTNTKKPPNISCLGHRKFNEFSSELKDKSKLIDEIKEIEKDKGKVTLIYSAKDKEHNNAVVLEHTLRKL; this is translated from the coding sequence TTGCGCACGACCCTAAAAAATGGAAAGAGTTTGAAAACAAATACGAAGAAGCCCCCAAACATATCATGTTTGGGGCACCGAAAATTCAATGAATTTTCGAGTGAGTTAAAAGACAAAAGTAAGCTAATTGATGAAATAAAGGAAATAGAAAAAGATAAAGGTAAAGTAACTTTAATTTATTCTGCAAAAGATAAAGAACACAATAATGCAGTTGTGCTTGAACATACACTCAGAAAATTATAG
- a CDS encoding DUF488 family protein, whose protein sequence is MQAYESSSEDDGFRILVDMIWPRGVSKEKANLDTWMKEIAPSNDLRKCFAHDPKKWKEFENKYEEAPKHIMFGAPKIQ, encoded by the coding sequence TTGCAGGCCTATGAGTCATCCAGTGAAGATGACGGATTTAGAATTCTCGTTGATATGATCTGGCCTAGGGGAGTATCCAAGGAAAAGGCAAATCTAGATACCTGGATGAAAGAGATTGCACCAAGCAATGATCTAAGAAAATGTTTTGCGCACGACCCTAAAAAATGGAAAGAGTTTGAAAACAAATACGAAGAAGCCCCCAAACATATCATGTTTGGGGCACCGAAAATTCAATGA
- the cobJ gene encoding precorrin-3B C(17)-methyltransferase, producing the protein MISVIGIGPSREDMSIRALNAIKNCEVIIAYKAYIKPIEDLLDGKEIIKKGMGDEIERAEIAIQKSREGKNVAIISSGDPGVFGMGNVVFQLIGKYSDIEVEVIPGVTAATFAASKLGAPLHDFAVISLSDILTPLSEIKRKVEFASKGDFVIAIYNPRSKTRKEPFNEAYRVLLENKKPSTPVGIVKSGDNGVDTTVTTLEKLKDHEINMSTTVIIGNSMTYVQDGYMITPRGYMIRSDIHPLSKEFYERFLEGEIVEGPNLDCEYYPCHEEGQSCTFCYCPFYPCGDSSTGGKWIKDKGVWSCQDCTWIHEDKVVKCIMEKFPEIVKEVDDLKKRKKDLLKLRRECIQRAG; encoded by the coding sequence ATGATCAGCGTTATAGGCATAGGGCCTTCCAGAGAAGACATGAGTATAAGGGCTTTAAATGCAATTAAGAACTGTGAAGTTATAATCGCTTACAAAGCTTACATAAAACCCATAGAAGACCTGCTAGATGGGAAAGAAATAATTAAAAAGGGAATGGGCGATGAAATAGAACGAGCTGAAATAGCTATACAAAAATCTAGGGAAGGTAAGAATGTTGCAATTATAAGTTCTGGAGATCCCGGCGTATTTGGAATGGGAAATGTTGTTTTTCAATTAATTGGCAAGTACAGTGATATTGAAGTGGAAGTTATACCTGGTGTAACTGCAGCAACCTTTGCAGCGTCCAAACTTGGGGCACCTCTCCATGATTTTGCAGTTATAAGTTTAAGTGATATTTTAACTCCCTTATCTGAAATAAAAAGAAAGGTAGAGTTTGCATCAAAAGGGGACTTTGTAATTGCTATATATAATCCAAGGAGTAAAACAAGGAAAGAACCATTTAATGAAGCTTACAGGGTCTTACTTGAAAACAAAAAACCATCTACTCCTGTTGGGATAGTAAAAAGTGGAGATAATGGAGTAGATACTACAGTAACAACACTTGAAAAACTTAAGGATCATGAAATAAACATGTCTACAACTGTAATTATCGGAAATTCCATGACTTACGTTCAGGATGGATATATGATAACTCCAAGGGGTTATATGATCCGATCAGATATACATCCACTTTCAAAAGAGTTCTATGAACGCTTTTTAGAGGGCGAAATAGTTGAAGGCCCTAATTTAGATTGTGAATATTATCCATGTCATGAAGAGGGACAGAGCTGTACTTTCTGTTACTGTCCGTTTTATCCATGCGGAGATAGTTCTACTGGGGGTAAATGGATAAAAGACAAAGGAGTCTGGAGCTGCCAGGACTGCACATGGATCCATGAAGATAAAGTAGTTAAATGTATCATGGAGAAATTCCCCGAAATTGTTAAAGAAGTAGATGACCTTAAAAAAAGGAAAAAGGATCTTTTGAAGTTAAGAAGGGAATGCATTCAAAGGGCAGGATAA